One Roseimaritima multifibrata DNA window includes the following coding sequences:
- the typA gene encoding translational GTPase TypA, whose product MRREDIRNIVIIAHVDHGKTTLVDCLLRQSGQFRDNQLSGERVLDSNDLEKERGITILSKNISIPYRGVKINIIDTPGHADFGGEVERVVQMADGALVLVDAAEGPMPQTRFVLEKALEAGVKPIVVVNKVDRPDGRPAEALDEALELLADLGGEEQLDDVRYVYTSAKEGFATLDPTQRGEDMRPLLDLVVDSLPGPEVDPDAPLQMMVTTLDWSEYVGRIAVGRIRAGNMTPNQTIELHQQKGPTAQKIAGLYTFDMLGRASTELATAGDIVAVEGLADVEIGDTISVAGANNALPRLKVDEPTLEMVFSVNTSPFVGREGKYVTTRQLKARLMKELERNVALRVEMVEGTEAYAVRGRGVLHLAILVETMRREGFELSVGKPRVVFKTIDGKQHEPFEVLNVEVPTENMGPVMELVGLRRGQLEEMQQRNEYSVLRFLIPARGLIGLRTRLLNMTRGTAIMHNRFYGYQPVEGDVPARSNGVLISMVAGKAMPFAMFTLQDRSDLFVPPGAEIYEGMIVGENARESDMTVNPCREKKLTNMRASGSDENVILKPPRELSLEAALEYIEADELVEVTPTKIRLRKIMLKESERRRGGRRMAGVR is encoded by the coding sequence ATGCGTCGCGAAGACATTCGAAACATCGTTATTATCGCCCACGTCGACCATGGGAAAACCACCCTCGTCGACTGTTTGCTGCGTCAGAGCGGTCAGTTCCGTGATAATCAGCTTTCAGGAGAACGTGTTCTTGATTCCAATGATTTGGAAAAAGAACGTGGGATTACCATTCTTTCCAAGAACATCTCGATCCCCTACCGAGGGGTCAAGATCAACATCATCGACACCCCGGGTCACGCGGATTTCGGCGGCGAAGTCGAACGCGTGGTTCAGATGGCCGATGGAGCCTTGGTGTTGGTCGACGCCGCAGAGGGCCCGATGCCGCAAACCCGGTTTGTGCTTGAAAAGGCTCTGGAAGCTGGCGTCAAGCCAATTGTGGTCGTCAATAAGGTCGATCGCCCGGATGGTCGCCCGGCCGAAGCGCTCGACGAGGCGTTGGAACTGCTGGCGGACCTCGGTGGTGAAGAACAGTTGGATGACGTCCGTTATGTCTACACGTCTGCAAAAGAGGGCTTTGCCACTCTAGATCCCACTCAGCGTGGCGAAGACATGCGTCCGCTGTTGGACTTGGTTGTCGATTCGCTGCCCGGACCTGAAGTCGATCCTGATGCTCCGCTGCAGATGATGGTCACCACGCTGGACTGGTCGGAGTATGTCGGCAGAATCGCCGTGGGGCGAATTCGTGCTGGGAATATGACACCGAATCAAACAATCGAATTGCATCAGCAGAAAGGTCCTACGGCTCAGAAGATTGCCGGGTTGTATACCTTTGACATGCTGGGACGCGCTTCGACAGAGCTGGCAACCGCCGGTGACATCGTCGCCGTTGAAGGTTTAGCCGACGTTGAAATCGGAGACACGATTTCGGTGGCTGGAGCGAATAACGCCCTGCCCCGTCTGAAGGTTGACGAGCCGACTTTGGAGATGGTTTTCAGTGTGAACACTTCGCCATTTGTTGGCCGCGAAGGAAAGTACGTCACAACCCGTCAGCTTAAAGCTCGCTTGATGAAAGAGCTTGAGCGAAACGTGGCACTGCGTGTTGAAATGGTCGAGGGGACCGAAGCCTACGCGGTTCGCGGACGTGGTGTGTTGCACTTGGCGATTCTTGTTGAAACCATGCGTCGAGAAGGTTTCGAATTGAGCGTTGGGAAACCACGAGTTGTCTTCAAGACCATCGACGGCAAACAGCACGAACCGTTCGAAGTTTTGAACGTCGAAGTCCCCACGGAAAACATGGGACCGGTTATGGAACTGGTCGGTTTGCGCCGCGGACAGCTGGAAGAAATGCAGCAGCGCAATGAATACAGCGTCCTGCGATTCTTGATTCCCGCTCGTGGCTTGATCGGATTGCGGACTCGATTGTTGAACATGACTCGCGGGACCGCGATCATGCACAACCGTTTTTACGGTTATCAACCAGTTGAAGGGGATGTCCCCGCACGTAGTAACGGCGTGTTGATTTCAATGGTCGCCGGCAAAGCGATGCCATTTGCGATGTTCACCCTGCAGGATCGAAGCGATCTGTTTGTCCCTCCAGGTGCAGAGATCTACGAAGGGATGATCGTTGGCGAAAATGCTCGCGAAAGTGACATGACGGTGAACCCTTGCCGCGAAAAGAAACTGACCAACATGCGAGCAAGTGGCAGTGACGAAAATGTCATTCTGAAGCCACCACGCGAACTATCCCTTGAAGCGGCTCTAGAGTACATCGAGGCCGATGAGCTTGTGGAAGTCACGCCGACCAAGATTCGCCTGCGTAAAATCATGTTGAAAGAATCCGAGCGTCGACGTGGTGGACGCCGAATGGCTGGCGTCCGCTAA
- a CDS encoding Na(+)-translocating NADH-quinone reductase subunit A translates to MTVIKKGLNLPITGSPEQRVEQAPHSRQVALIGDDYIGMRPTMLVQPGDRVQLGQPVFEDKKTEGVVYTAPAAGVVAAVNRGAKRKFESLVIDVDGDEAVDFGAAEPRSLDRDAIIAKLTASGLWSAFRTRPFGRVPLPSSQPHSIFVQAMDTNPLAADPVVALAERNEEFTQGLLAIQKLTDGSTFVCKNRKSEIPGDGVPGVRVEIFEGPHPAGLPGTHIHTLDPVGPTKTVWYINYQDVAAIGSLLRTGRLDTRRVISLAGPMVTQPRLLETRLGAEIGNLVAGQIDPERTPRIISGSVLNGRTATEPVNFLGRYSNQISVIEEGDHREFLGWQMPGFDKFSTTRVYAASMLKDKKFDFTSSTGGSERAMVPLGTYEKVMPLDILATQLLRSLIVRDTEQAQLLGALELEEEDLALCTFVCPGKYEYGSILRDNLTTIEQEG, encoded by the coding sequence ATGACCGTAATCAAGAAAGGACTTAACCTGCCGATCACCGGTTCGCCGGAGCAGCGGGTTGAGCAAGCGCCGCATTCTCGCCAGGTGGCATTAATAGGGGACGACTACATTGGGATGCGTCCCACCATGTTGGTCCAGCCTGGCGACCGAGTCCAACTTGGGCAGCCTGTCTTCGAAGACAAAAAGACAGAAGGCGTCGTCTACACCGCTCCTGCCGCCGGCGTTGTCGCTGCGGTAAACCGCGGGGCAAAACGAAAATTCGAATCGTTGGTGATCGACGTCGATGGCGACGAAGCGGTCGACTTCGGAGCGGCAGAACCTCGTTCGCTTGATCGCGACGCGATCATTGCAAAACTGACGGCCAGCGGATTATGGTCGGCTTTCCGCACTCGTCCGTTTGGACGTGTTCCGTTGCCAAGCAGCCAACCGCATTCGATCTTCGTGCAGGCGATGGACACCAATCCATTGGCAGCCGATCCGGTTGTCGCTTTGGCCGAACGCAACGAAGAATTCACTCAGGGTTTGCTTGCGATTCAAAAGCTGACGGACGGTTCGACGTTTGTTTGCAAGAACCGCAAATCCGAAATCCCAGGGGACGGCGTCCCGGGTGTTCGAGTCGAAATTTTCGAGGGGCCTCATCCTGCGGGATTGCCCGGAACCCACATTCATACGCTTGACCCGGTCGGCCCGACCAAGACGGTTTGGTACATCAATTACCAGGACGTCGCGGCGATCGGATCTCTGCTGCGAACCGGACGACTCGATACGCGACGCGTGATCTCGCTCGCCGGCCCGATGGTCACGCAACCCCGTCTGCTGGAGACTCGACTAGGTGCCGAAATCGGCAACCTCGTCGCCGGTCAGATCGATCCTGAGCGAACGCCTCGAATCATTTCGGGTTCGGTTCTCAACGGACGAACCGCGACCGAGCCAGTCAATTTCCTTGGGCGTTACAGCAACCAGATCTCGGTCATCGAAGAAGGGGACCACCGAGAATTCCTGGGCTGGCAGATGCCCGGTTTTGATAAATTTTCGACAACCCGTGTCTACGCAGCCTCCATGCTGAAAGACAAAAAATTTGATTTCACCAGCAGCACCGGCGGGAGCGAGCGGGCAATGGTACCGCTGGGGACTTACGAAAAGGTAATGCCCCTCGACATTCTGGCAACGCAGCTTTTGCGTTCCCTGATTGTCCGTGACACCGAACAAGCTCAACTCCTAGGTGCCCTCGAGTTAGAAGAAGAAGATCTGGCCCTCTGCACATTCGTCTGCCCAGGCAAATACGAATACGGCTCGATCCTTCGCGACAACTTGACCACCATCGAACAAGAAGGTTAA
- a CDS encoding NADH:ubiquinone reductase (Na(+)-transporting) subunit B has protein sequence MQALREILDKVHPHFAKGGLLEKAYPVYESIDTFLYTPGETTKGLTHVRDAIDLKRMMITVVLALVPVALFGMWNVGYQANLALEAMESVEVAVAQDWHHQFHHFLGFENDSSDHLNNFILGAIFFIPIYGVCMFVGGHVEMVFSVIRGHEINEGFLVTGLLFPLTLPASIPLWQVAVGIAFGVIVAKEVFGGTGRNFLNVALTARAYLYFAHAGDISGDKVWTAVDGFSGATPLGALATAKAPAVADRPEFVDATLGGLQHAFSSTTASGDVAAPVTWMNSFLGTIQGCVGETSALLCIVGALILIAAGIGSWRIMASVILGVFATTLIMNQVESDTNAMFAVPFHWHMVLGGLAFGLVFMATDPVSASMTNTGKWLYGFLIGLMTVLIRVANPAFPEGVMLAILFGNVFAPLIDYFVMQANIRRRTARYATT, from the coding sequence ATGCAAGCATTGCGAGAGATACTGGACAAAGTCCATCCGCATTTTGCCAAGGGAGGCCTTTTAGAGAAGGCCTACCCGGTCTACGAATCGATCGATACGTTTCTGTATACCCCCGGCGAAACCACCAAAGGTCTGACGCACGTTCGCGATGCGATTGACCTTAAGCGGATGATGATCACGGTTGTACTGGCCTTAGTTCCAGTCGCCTTATTTGGAATGTGGAATGTTGGCTACCAAGCCAACCTTGCACTTGAAGCGATGGAATCCGTGGAGGTTGCGGTCGCTCAGGACTGGCACCATCAGTTCCATCATTTCCTTGGATTTGAAAACGACTCATCCGATCACCTGAACAACTTTATTTTGGGAGCGATCTTTTTCATCCCAATTTACGGTGTCTGCATGTTCGTCGGCGGCCATGTTGAAATGGTCTTCAGCGTCATCCGCGGGCACGAAATCAACGAAGGTTTCTTGGTAACAGGACTCCTGTTCCCGCTGACGCTGCCCGCATCGATACCGCTGTGGCAAGTGGCGGTGGGGATCGCGTTTGGGGTGATCGTTGCCAAAGAGGTCTTTGGCGGCACCGGACGCAACTTCCTGAACGTCGCCTTAACGGCTCGGGCCTACCTATACTTTGCTCATGCCGGTGACATCAGCGGCGACAAAGTCTGGACGGCTGTCGACGGCTTCAGCGGTGCAACTCCGCTGGGGGCTCTGGCAACTGCCAAGGCTCCTGCTGTTGCGGACCGACCTGAATTTGTCGATGCGACCCTTGGCGGTTTGCAGCACGCATTTTCTTCGACCACCGCGTCGGGAGATGTGGCGGCTCCGGTCACCTGGATGAATTCGTTCCTTGGAACGATTCAGGGCTGCGTTGGCGAAACCAGTGCACTGCTTTGCATCGTCGGGGCGTTGATCCTGATCGCCGCGGGCATTGGATCCTGGCGAATTATGGCCAGCGTCATCCTGGGAGTCTTCGCGACGACGCTGATCATGAATCAAGTCGAAAGCGATACCAACGCAATGTTCGCCGTACCGTTTCACTGGCACATGGTGCTTGGTGGCCTAGCTTTCGGGCTCGTCTTTATGGCGACCGACCCGGTTAGTGCCTCGATGACCAATACCGGTAAATGGCTTTATGGCTTTTTAATTGGGCTGATGACGGTCTTAATCCGTGTCGCCAACCCCGCGTTTCCAGAGGGAGTGATGCTGGCGATTTTGTTCGGCAACGTCTTCGCTCCCCTTATTGATTATTTCGTCATGCAGGCCAATATTCGGCGGAGGACGGCTCGTTATGCAACAACGTGA
- a CDS encoding Na(+)-translocating NADH-quinone reductase subunit C, with protein sequence MQQRDSLQYTVGVALALCVVCSLSVSAAYVLLKPMQDENRKLDRQKNIVDAAGLAADELGIPASDLTKEQVQELYKVVEERFVDLRTGDYTTAVDDDYDPREAVNNSDKVLTEEVSDEVQNPLGNDIRERVVRVYLIKDFKDPSVVRQVVLPVYGKGLWSTLFGYLALKRDTETVQGLTFYEHAETPGLGGEVDNAKWKAQWVGRKVYNPEGVPSLGVAKGPAPGDNPYLVDGLSGATITSNGVTNLLRYWVSDEGYGHYLDKLKIELDGGEPVPTTGDLGTGEDSSGDSQSTSADGEGTETAIPVVERKDPATPDAAEGESK encoded by the coding sequence ATGCAACAACGTGATTCTTTGCAATACACCGTCGGTGTCGCCTTGGCGCTCTGCGTGGTTTGCTCACTTAGTGTGAGTGCTGCGTATGTGCTGCTAAAACCGATGCAGGACGAAAACCGCAAACTGGACCGGCAAAAGAACATTGTCGATGCGGCTGGTTTAGCTGCCGATGAACTGGGGATTCCCGCATCGGATCTAACCAAAGAACAAGTCCAAGAACTATACAAAGTCGTGGAAGAACGGTTCGTCGATTTGCGAACCGGTGACTACACGACCGCTGTTGACGACGATTACGACCCCAGGGAAGCCGTTAACAACAGCGACAAGGTATTGACCGAAGAGGTTTCCGACGAAGTTCAGAACCCTCTTGGAAATGACATTCGCGAGCGAGTCGTTCGCGTTTATTTGATCAAAGATTTCAAAGATCCCTCCGTCGTCCGCCAGGTTGTCTTGCCCGTTTACGGCAAAGGCCTCTGGTCGACGCTGTTCGGATATCTAGCGTTAAAGCGAGATACCGAAACGGTTCAGGGGCTCACTTTTTACGAGCATGCTGAAACCCCGGGACTTGGCGGTGAAGTTGACAACGCAAAATGGAAAGCCCAATGGGTTGGCCGCAAGGTCTACAACCCTGAAGGAGTTCCCTCCCTCGGTGTCGCCAAAGGGCCTGCTCCCGGAGACAACCCGTACCTAGTTGACGGACTTTCCGGTGCCACCATCACCAGTAACGGGGTCACGAATCTGCTCCGCTACTGGGTCAGCGATGAGGGCTACGGCCACTACTTGGACAAACTAAAGATTGAACTCGACGGCGGCGAACCAGTCCCTACGACGGGCGACCTGGGAACCGGCGAAGATTCATCTGGAGATAGCCAAAGTACCTCTGCCGATGGCGAAGGTACGGAGACCGCAATTCCAGTTGTCGAACGCAAAGACCCGGCCACCCCTGACGCAGCGGAAGGAGAGTCGAAATAG
- a CDS encoding NADH:ubiquinone reductase (Na(+)-transporting) subunit D, whose translation MAKPKITEVLFGPIFTNNPIALQILGICSALAVTTKMQTALVMSIAVIAVVACSNAAVSAIRHYIPSSIRIIVQMTVIASLVIIVDQILKAYLFETSKQLSVFVGLIITNCIVMGRAEGFAMKNGVPLSFMDGLGNGLGYGMVLMVVAFFRELFGSGTVFGVEVFRTIREEGGWYDPDNLMLLPPSAFFLIGFMIWVIRVFYPEQIEEA comes from the coding sequence ATGGCGAAACCAAAAATTACCGAGGTCCTGTTTGGGCCTATTTTCACCAACAACCCGATTGCGTTGCAAATCTTGGGCATCTGTTCGGCACTTGCCGTCACGACCAAGATGCAAACCGCATTGGTTATGTCGATTGCCGTGATCGCGGTGGTGGCATGCAGCAACGCGGCGGTGAGTGCGATTCGGCATTACATCCCCAGCAGCATCCGGATCATCGTTCAGATGACCGTCATCGCGTCGCTGGTGATCATCGTTGACCAAATCTTAAAGGCTTACCTTTTCGAAACCAGCAAACAACTTTCCGTTTTTGTCGGTTTGATTATCACCAACTGTATCGTGATGGGACGAGCCGAAGGCTTCGCAATGAAGAACGGCGTTCCCCTCAGTTTCATGGATGGTCTCGGTAACGGACTGGGCTACGGCATGGTCCTGATGGTCGTCGCATTCTTCCGCGAACTATTCGGCAGCGGTACCGTTTTCGGCGTCGAAGTTTTCCGCACCATTCGGGAAGAAGGGGGTTGGTATGACCCTGACAACCTGATGCTCCTACCCCCCAGTGCTTTCTTCCTGATCGGTTTCATGATCTGGGTGATCCGCGTGTTCTACCCTGAACAGATCGAGGAGGCGTAA
- the nqrE gene encoding NADH:ubiquinone reductase (Na(+)-transporting) subunit E, which produces MNEYINIFIKAVFVENLALAFFLGMCTFLAISKNVKTAMGLGVAVVVILSITVPANNLIFTYLLKPGALVWLPEGILSTENAKQLDLTFLSFISYIGVIAAMVQILEMFLDRFFPPLYNALGIFLPLITVNCAILGASLFMEQRRYDFAESCVYGFGCGVGWALAIAALAGIREKLKYSDVPPGLRGLGITFITVGLMALAFMSFGGIQL; this is translated from the coding sequence ATGAACGAATACATCAACATTTTTATCAAAGCGGTTTTCGTCGAAAACCTTGCACTCGCCTTCTTTCTGGGGATGTGTACGTTTTTGGCGATTTCCAAAAACGTCAAAACAGCCATGGGGCTGGGCGTTGCCGTCGTCGTGATCCTTTCGATCACCGTTCCGGCGAACAATCTGATCTTCACCTACCTACTGAAGCCAGGAGCCCTTGTTTGGCTACCTGAAGGAATCCTGTCGACCGAAAACGCCAAGCAATTGGACCTAACGTTCCTCAGTTTCATCAGTTACATCGGGGTGATTGCCGCGATGGTTCAGATCCTAGAGATGTTCCTCGACCGGTTCTTTCCACCGCTCTATAACGCTTTGGGTATTTTCCTACCATTGATCACGGTCAACTGTGCAATTTTGGGTGCTTCGCTGTTCATGGAACAACGCCGCTACGACTTTGCCGAATCGTGTGTCTATGGTTTCGGTTGTGGAGTCGGTTGGGCACTCGCGATTGCTGCTTTGGCAGGGATCCGGGAAAAGCTGAAATACTCCGATGTCCCCCCTGGCCTCCGCGGTTTAGGGATTACTTTTATCACCGTCGGTTTGATGGCATTGGCCTTCATGTCGTTTGGTGGGATCCAACTGTAA
- the nqrF gene encoding NADH:ubiquinone reductase (Na(+)-transporting) subunit F translates to MGTVVIVSGVALFTLMILALVFLILVAKWQLVPSGPVKITINNQKEVEVPAGGKLLGALADAGVFVSSACGGGGTCAQCEVVIHKGGGDILATEKNHITPKEAREGKRLSCQVAVKQDMDVEVPPEAFDTKKWICKVRSNDNVATFIKELVLELPSGEEVAFQAGGYIQIECPPHIVEYKNFDINPRFHEDWDKYDIWRYVSKVDEPVVRAYSMANYPGEEGIIMLNVRVASPPPRAPEGTPPGQMSSYIFNLKPGDEVTISGPYGEFFIKDTEAEMVYIGGGAGMAPLRSHIFELFKRAKTGRKVSYWYGGRSSRELFYVDHFRKIEEDFPNFKFNIALSEPLPEDNWDGYRGFIHQVLLENYLKNHPAPEDIEYYICGPPMMNAAVFKMLDDLGVQPENIAYDDFGG, encoded by the coding sequence ATGGGTACTGTAGTAATCGTTAGTGGCGTGGCATTGTTCACGCTGATGATCTTAGCTCTGGTCTTTTTGATCTTGGTGGCGAAATGGCAACTGGTCCCTTCGGGGCCGGTTAAAATCACCATCAACAACCAAAAAGAAGTCGAAGTCCCTGCGGGTGGAAAACTGCTGGGTGCTTTGGCGGACGCAGGGGTTTTTGTTTCCAGCGCCTGTGGCGGTGGTGGCACCTGTGCCCAGTGTGAAGTGGTCATTCATAAGGGTGGTGGCGATATCCTGGCCACCGAAAAGAATCATATCACTCCTAAAGAAGCCCGCGAAGGGAAACGCCTTAGCTGCCAAGTCGCTGTCAAACAGGACATGGACGTTGAAGTTCCCCCCGAAGCGTTCGACACCAAAAAGTGGATCTGCAAAGTTCGCAGCAACGACAACGTTGCCACGTTCATTAAAGAACTGGTTTTGGAACTTCCCTCGGGTGAAGAAGTCGCTTTCCAGGCGGGTGGATACATTCAAATTGAATGCCCCCCACACATCGTCGAATACAAGAACTTTGACATCAATCCTCGCTTCCACGAGGACTGGGACAAGTACGACATTTGGCGCTATGTCTCCAAAGTTGACGAACCGGTGGTCCGAGCCTATTCGATGGCCAACTACCCTGGCGAAGAGGGGATCATCATGCTGAACGTGCGTGTTGCTAGTCCTCCTCCAAGAGCCCCTGAAGGAACTCCTCCAGGTCAGATGTCCAGTTACATCTTCAACCTGAAACCGGGTGACGAAGTTACCATCAGCGGTCCTTACGGTGAATTCTTTATCAAAGACACCGAAGCCGAAATGGTTTACATCGGGGGTGGAGCCGGTATGGCTCCGCTGCGTAGTCACATCTTTGAACTCTTCAAACGAGCCAAGACGGGCCGCAAGGTTTCGTACTGGTACGGTGGCCGAAGCAGTCGCGAACTGTTCTACGTCGACCACTTCCGGAAGATCGAAGAAGACTTCCCGAACTTCAAATTCAATATCGCCCTCAGCGAACCGTTGCCGGAAGACAACTGGGATGGTTACCGTGGTTTCATCCACCAGGTGTTACTTGAAAACTACCTGAAAAACCATCCGGCGCCTGAAGATATCGAATACTACATCTGTGGTCCGCCGATGATGAATGCGGCTGTCTTTAAGATGCTGGATGACCTTGGTGTTCAACCAGAGAACATCGCCTACGATGACTTTGGCGGTTAA
- a CDS encoding FAD:protein FMN transferase codes for MPTAQQIKPIESTPPILGKAMPGVHAMCGIFAIAAILFSGCAPTESTLPLADDSQSVRIIEANGRTMGTTYMVKLANPPAELPDDWQLVLDAELRNVNDQMSTYLESSEISRFNRSESTDWFPVSQETADVVAAAQEISEETGGAFDVTVAPLVNAWSFGPGKRTQEPPTKETIADLRKRIGYEHLSVQMSPPALRKAIPELSVDLSAIAKGHGVDRLVLVLKELNVEHAFVDIGGEVRLLGDRIDRPWGVGIQVPDGTPNEVVTALPLSDAAIATSGDYRNYFDSDGERYSHTIDPRTGYPVKHDLASVSVIAESCMLADGWATAINVLGGEAGRVLAVERKMDVMLIRRQGDSYQTTRTGIFETGLESLKPSKGTQ; via the coding sequence ATGCCTACTGCACAACAAATCAAGCCGATCGAATCCACGCCACCGATACTCGGTAAAGCGATGCCGGGGGTGCATGCAATGTGTGGAATCTTCGCCATTGCGGCAATCCTTTTTTCCGGCTGCGCGCCAACAGAATCAACGCTTCCCCTTGCAGACGATTCGCAGTCCGTTCGAATCATCGAGGCCAATGGGCGGACGATGGGGACGACCTACATGGTCAAACTGGCCAACCCGCCAGCCGAACTTCCCGATGATTGGCAATTAGTACTGGATGCCGAGTTACGGAACGTCAACGACCAGATGTCGACCTATTTAGAAAGCTCCGAAATCAGCCGATTCAATCGCTCGGAGTCGACCGATTGGTTCCCTGTCAGCCAAGAAACGGCCGACGTTGTCGCCGCGGCTCAGGAAATATCCGAAGAGACCGGAGGGGCGTTCGACGTTACGGTTGCCCCTTTGGTAAATGCCTGGAGCTTCGGCCCCGGAAAACGAACCCAAGAACCGCCGACGAAGGAAACGATTGCCGACCTACGGAAGAGAATCGGGTATGAACATCTTTCCGTTCAGATGTCCCCACCCGCTTTACGAAAAGCGATCCCCGAATTGTCTGTTGACCTCTCAGCGATCGCCAAAGGGCATGGAGTCGACCGATTGGTTTTGGTCTTAAAAGAATTGAACGTGGAACACGCCTTCGTCGACATTGGCGGAGAGGTTCGTTTACTGGGCGATCGAATCGACCGCCCATGGGGTGTCGGAATCCAGGTTCCCGATGGGACTCCAAACGAAGTTGTCACGGCGCTTCCGCTTAGCGATGCTGCGATTGCCACGTCCGGGGATTACCGCAACTACTTTGACAGTGACGGGGAACGCTATTCGCACACGATCGATCCACGCACAGGATATCCCGTAAAGCATGACCTGGCTTCGGTATCGGTGATCGCCGAATCGTGCATGTTGGCGGATGGCTGGGCGACCGCGATCAATGTGCTGGGAGGAGAGGCGGGGAGAGTCTTAGCGGTCGAGAGAAAGATGGACGTCATGCTGATCCGCCGGCAGGGGGACAGTTACCAAACAACGCGCACCGGTATTTTTGAAACCGGGCTGGAATCCTTGAAACCATCTAAGGGGACGCAATGA